A window of the Odocoileus virginianus isolate 20LAN1187 ecotype Illinois chromosome 20, Ovbor_1.2, whole genome shotgun sequence genome harbors these coding sequences:
- the CIC gene encoding protein capicua homolog isoform X2 — protein sequence MKPMKKACTSLPGSGSGGKSPPATRAKALRRRGAGEGDKPEEEDDEAQQQQPGPEEAEEGEEEEAERGPGAEGLPPELHADDPAPGPAEEPKVEGEAGRWEPSLSRKTATFKSRAPKKKYVEEHGTGSGSSGAVGAPEERARTPEEAGALGVPPRPPTSTRSSSTDTASEHSADLEDEPAEACGLGPWPPGSTSGGYDLRQLRSQRVLARRGDGLFLPAVVRQVRRSQDLGVQFHGDRALTFYEGVPGGGVDVVLDATPPPGALVVGTAVCTCVEPGVAAYREGVVVEVATKPAAYKVRFGPGPSSQLGPAALPQPPQPPHREPEEAVWVARSSLRLLRPPWEPEALPRKPPAGPEEEQAEPGATLPPCPAALDPKQPEDAEVSKISFGGNLGACEEGEEKHPPALGTPALLPLPPQLLSPPPKSPAFAGPGRPGEQPSPCQEGSQGGSRSSSVASLEKGAAPAARARTPLTAAQQKYKKGDVVCTPNGIRKKFNGKQWRRLCSRDGCMKESQRRGYCSRHLSMRTKEMEGLADSGPGGAGRPAGVAAREGSTEFDWGDETSRDSEASSVAARGDSRPRLVAPADLSRFEFDECEAAVMLVSLGSSRSGTPSFSPVSTQSPFSPAPSPSPSPLFGFRPANFSPINASPVIQRTAVRSRHLSASTPKAGVLTPPDLGPHPPPPAPRERHSSGILPTFQTNLTFTVPISPGRRKTELLPHPGALGAPGAAGGGAAPDFPKSDSLDSGVDSVSHTPTPSTPAGFRAVSPAVPFSRSRQPSPLLLLPPPAGLTSDPGPSVRRVPAVQRDSPVIVRNPDVPLPSKFPGEVGTGSEARAGGPGRGCRETPVPPGVASGKPGLPPPLPAPVPITVPPAAPTAVAQPMPTFGLASSPFQPVAFHPSPAALLPVLVPSSYTSHPAPKKEVIMGRPGTVWTNVEPRSVAVFPWHSLVPFLAPSQPDPSVQPSEAQQPASHPVASNQSKEPAESAAVAHEQPPGGTGNADPGRPPGATCPESPGPGPPHTLGVVEPGKGPPPTTEEEAPGPPGEPRLDSETESDHDDAFLSIMSPEIQLPLPPGKRRTQSLSALPKERDSSSEKDGRSPNKREKDHIRRPMNAFMIFSKRHRALVHQRHPNQDNRTVSKILGEWWYALGPKEKQKYHDLAFQVKEAHFKAHPDWKWCNKDRKKSSSEAKPTSLGLAGGHKEPRERSMSETGTAAAPGVSSELLSVTAQTLLSSDTKAPGSGSCGAERLHAVGGPGSARPRAFSHSGVHSLDGGEVDSQALQELTQMVSGPTSYAGPKPSTQYGAPGPFAAPGEGGTLAASGRPPLLPTRASRSQRAASEDMTSDEERMVICEEEGDDDVIADDGFGTTDIDLKCKERVTDSESGDSSGEDPEGSKGFGRKVFSPVIRSSFTHCRPSLDPEPPGPPDPPAGFSKGYGPTSSASSPAASSSSAATSFPLGSGTYKAQESGQGSTTGPLRPPPPGTGGPATPSKTTRFLPTDPATFRRKRPESVGGLEPPGPSVIAAPPSGGGGVLQTLVLPSNKEEREGSGARVPSAPAPSLAYGAPATPLSRPAATMVTNVVRPVSSTPVPIASKPFPAPSRAEASPGDTAGARTEAVTGSRAPGGSPLGVSLVYSDKKSGAATSTAPHLVAGPLLGTVGKAPATVTNLLVGTPGYGAPAPPAVQFIAQGGPGSGAAAGSGAGAGSGPNGPMPLGILQPGPLGKAGGITQVQYILPTLPQQLQVAPAPGTKAAAPGGPAPTTSIRFTLPPGTSTNGKVLAATAPTPGIPILQSVPSAPPPKAQSVSPVQAPPPGGSAQLLPGKVLVPLATPSMSVRGGGAGQPLPLVSPPFSVPVQNGAQPPSKIIQLTPVPVSTPSGLVPPLSPAPLPGPASQPQKVLLPSSTRITYVQSAGGHALPLGTSPASSQPGTVTSYGPTSSVALGFTSLGPSGPAFVQPLLSGQAPLLAPGQVGVSPVPSPQLPPTCAAASGPVITAFYPGSPVPTSSAPLAQPSQAPPGLVYTVATSTTPPAAPILPKGPPAPTAATPAPASPFPGATGSMTYSLVAPKAQRPTPKAPQKVKAAIASIPVGSFEAGAPGRPGPAPRQPLEPGPAREPPASESELEGRPATPAPPLPPETWTPTARSSPPLPPPAEEQTSTKGPETMASKFPSSSSDWRVPGLSLESRGEPPTPPSPALAPAPAPGSSSGSSEGSSGRAAGDTPERKEAASAGKKVKVRPPPLKKTFDSVDKVLSEVDFEERFAELPEFRPEEVLPSPTLQSLATSPRAILGSYRKKRKNSTDLDSAPEDPTSPKRKMRRRSSCSSEPNTPKSAKCEGDIFTFERTGTEAEDVLGELEYEKVPYSSLRRTLDQRRALVMQLFQDHGFFPSAQATAAFQARYADIFPSKVCLQLKIREVRQKIMQAATPSEQPPGAEAPLPGPPPTGTAAAPVPTPSPAGGPDPTSPGSDSGTAPAAPPLPPPPEPGPGQPGWEGPPQPSPPPSGPSTAATGR from the exons ATGAAGCCCATGAAAAAGGCATGCACCAGCCTTCCGGGTTCTGGCAGCGGTGGCAAGTCCCCACCAGCCACCAGGGCCAAGGCCCTGAGGCGgcgaggggctggggagggggacaaGCCAGAGGAGGAAGACGATGAGGCGCAGCAGCAACAGCCGGGGCCCGAAGAGGCTGAGGAAGGCGAGGAGGAGGAAGCCGAGCGGGGCCCGGGGGCCGAGGGGCTGCCCCCGGAGCTGCACGCCGACGAccctgccccaggccccgccGAAGAACCCAAGGTGGAGGGGGAGGCGGGCCGCTGGGAGCCCTCACTCAGCCGAAAGACGGCCACGTTCAAGTCACGCGCCCCCAAGAAGAAGTATGTGGAGGAGCACGGCACCGGCAGTGGCAGCAGTGGGGCGGTGGGTGCCCCTGAAGAGCGGGCTCGGACCCCCGAGGAAGCCGGCGCTCTGGGGGTGCCTCCACGGCCACCCACCTCCACGCGCTCCTCCTCCACCGACACAGCCAGTGAGCACTCAGCCGACCTGGAGGATGAGCCGGCCGAAGCCTGTGGCCTGGGCCCCTGGCCCCCTGGCAGCACCAGCGGGGGCTACGACTTGCGGCAGCTGCGGTCCCAGCGAGTCTTGGCTCGGCGCGGGGACGGCCTCTTCCTGCCGGCTGTGGTGCGCCAGGTGCGCCGAAGCCAGGACCTGGGTGTGCAGTTCCACGGGGACCGGGCCCTGACTTTCTATGAGGGGGTGCCTGGCGGGGGTGTAGATGTGGTTCTGGATGCCACGCCCCCGCCGGGGGCGCTGGTGGTGGGCACAGCGGTCTGTACCTGCGTGGAGCCCGGTGTGGCGGCCTACCGGGAGggtgtggtggtggaggtggccaCCAAGCCCGCCGCCTACAAGGTCCGTTTCGGCCCTggccccagctcccagctgggCCCAGCCGCCCTGCCGCAGCCGCCTCAGCCACCACACCGGGAGCCCGAGGAGGCGGTGTGGGTGGCCCGCTCCAGCCTCCGCCTGCTGCGGCCCCCCTGGGAGCCCGAAGCCCTGCCAAGGAAGCCCCCAGCGGGCCCTGAGGAGGAGCAGGCCGAGCCCGGGGCCACGCTTCCCCCCTGCCCTGCTGCCCTGGACCCCAAGCAGCCTGAGGACGCCGAGGTCTCCAAGATCAGCTTCGGTGGCAACCTTGGGGCTTGTGAGGAGGGTGAGGAGAAGCACCCGCCCGCGCTGGGCACCCCGGCTCTGCTCCCACTGCCGCCCCAGCTCCTGTCACCACCGCCCAAGTCCCCAGCCTTCGCAGGCCCAGGCCGCCCGGGTGAGCAGCCCTCCCCGTGCCAGGAAGGGAGCCAGGGTGGCAGCCGGAGCAGCAGCGTGGCCTCGCTGGAGAAGGGGGCTGCGCCGGCCGCCCGGGCCCGCACGCCCCTGACAGCAGCCCAGCAGAAGTATAAGAAGGGTGACGTGGTCTGCACGCCCAACGGAATCCGAAAGAAGTTCAACGGCAAGCAGTGGCGACGGCTGTGCTCGAGAGACGGCTGTATGAAGGAGTCCCAGCGGCGGGGCTACTGCTCCCGTCACCTGTCCATGCGAACCAAGGAGATGGAGGGCCTGGCGGACAGCGGTCCGGGTGGGGCCGGGCGGCCGGCGGGCGTGGCGGCCCGTGAGGGCAGCACCGAGTTCGACTGGGGGGATGAGACGTCGCGTGACAGCGAGGCCAGCAGCGTGGCGGCCCGCGGAGACTCCCGTCCACGCCTGGTGGCCCCCGCCGACCTGTCTCGCTTTGAGTTTGACGAGTGTGAAGCGGCGGTGATGCTGGTGTCCCTGGGCAGCTCTCGCTCGGGCACACCCTCCTTCTCCCCCGTGTCTACACAGTCACCCTTCTCGCCAGCCCCGTCGCCCTCGCCCTCACCGCTCTTTGGCTTCCGCCCTGCCAACTTCAGCCCCATCAACGCCTCGCCTGTCATCCAGCGCACCGCTGTCCGCAGCCGCCACCTGAGTGCCAGCACGCCTAAGGCGGGTGTGCTGACGCCACCAGACCTGGGCCCCCACCCGCCGCCACCTGCCCCCCGAGAGCGCCATTCCTCTGGCATCCTCCCCACCTTCCAGACCAACCTgacctttactgtgcccatcagTCCTGGGCGACGGAAGACAGAGCTGCTGCCCCACCCGGGGGCGTTGGGGGCCCCCGGCGCAGCTGGCGGAGGAGCCGCCCCGGACTTCCCCAAGAGCGACAGCTTAGACTCTGGTGTGGACTCGGTGTCCCACACACCTACACCCTCCACGCCAGCCGGCTTCCGAGCTGTGTCGCCCGCCGTGCCCTTCTCCCGCTCCCGCCAGCCCTCACCGTTGCTGCTGTTGCCCCCACCTGCCGGCCTGACCTCGGACCCTGGGCCCTCCGTGCGCCGGGTGCCTGCCGTGCAGCGGGACTCGCCCGTCATCGTCCGCAACCCGGACGTGCCGTTGCCCTCCAAGTTCCCCGGGGAGGTGGGCACTGGCAGTGAGGCCCGGGCCGGGGGACCCGGGCGGGGCTGCCGAGAGACCCCGGTGCCCCCGGGGGTGGCCAGCGGGAAGCCTGgcctgcccccacctctgccaGCCCCCGTACCCATCACTGTGCCTCCAGCTGCGCCGACTGCCGTGGCCCAGCCGATGCCCACCTTTGGCCTGGCCTCCTCACCCTTTCAGCCGGTGGCCTTCCACCCCTCACCCGCTGCCCTATTGCCTGTCCTGGTGCCCAGCAGCTATACCAGCCATCCTGCCCCCAAAAAGGAAGTCATCATGGGCCGGCCTGGGACAG TGTGGACAAATGTGGAGCCTCGCTCTGTGGCCGTGTTCCCCTGGCACTCCTTAGTCCCCTTCCTGGCCCCCAGCCAGCCTGACCCCTCTGTCCAGCCAAGTGAGGCCCAGCAACCTGCCAGCCACCCCGTGGCCTCCAACCAGAGCAAAG AACCTGCTGAGTCGGCGGCCGTTGCTCACGAGCAGCCACCGGGCGGGACAGGGAATGCTGACCCGGGGCGGCCCCCTGGAGCCACATGCCCTGAGAGCCCAGGGCCCGGACCCCCCCACACTTTGGGGGTGGTGGAACCTGGGAAAGGCCCCCCTCCCACCACGGAGGAGGAGGCCCCTGGACCGCCAGGAGAGCCGCGGCTGGACAGCGAGACAGAGAGTGACCACGACGATGC CTTCCTCTCCATCATGTCTCCTGAGATCCAGTTGCCCCTGCCACCCGGGAAACGCCGGACCCAGTCCCTCAGCGCCCTGCCCAAGGAACGAGACTCGTCTTCAGAGAAGGATGGACGCAGCCCCAACAAG CGGGAGAAGGACCATATCCGGCGGCCTATGAATGCCTTCATGATCTTCAGCAAGCGGCACCGGGCCCTGGTCCACCAGCGCCACCCCAACCAGGACAACCGGACTGTCAGTAAGATCCTGGGCGAGTGGTGGTATGCCCTGGGGCCCAAGGAGAAGCAGAAGTACCACGACCTGGCCTTCCAG GTGAAAGAGGCTCACTTTAAGGCCCACCCAGATTGGAAGTGGTGCAACAAGGACCGGAAGAAGTCCAGCTCAGAGGCCAAGCCCACGAGCCTGGGGCTGGCAGGAGGGCACAAGGAGCCGAGGGAGCGGAGCATGTCGGAGACAGGCACTGCCGCTGCCCCCGGAG TGTCTTCGGAGCTCCTGTCTGTCACAGCCCAGACACTCTTGAGCTCGGATACCAAGGCTCCAGGGAGCGGCTCCTGTGGGGCAGAGCGTCTGCACGCCGTCGGGGGACCTGGCTCAGCCCGGCCCCGCGCCTTCTCCCACAGCGGGGTCCATAGCCTGGACGGTGGAGAGGTAGACAGCCAGGCATTGCAGGAACTGACTCAG ATGGTGTCTGGCCCCACATCCTACGCTGGTCCAAAGCCCTCCACCCAGTATGGGGCTCCAGGCCCCTTTGCGGCGCCCGGGGAGGGAGGCACCCTGGCAGCCAGTGGACGGCCCCCACTGCTCCCCACCCGGGCTTCCCGCTCCCAGCGTGCAGCCAGTGAGGACATGACCAGTGATGAGGAACGCATGGTCATCTGTGAGGAGGAGGGGGACGATGATGTCATTG CTGATGACGGCTTTGGCACCACTGACATCGACCTCAAGTGCAAGGAGCGGGTGACTGACAGCGAGAGTGGAGACAGCTCTGGGGAGGACCCGGAGGGCAGCAAG GGCTTCGGCCGGAAGGTGTTCTCACCTGTGATCCGTTCCTCCTTTACTCACTGCCGTCCATCGCTGGACCCTGAGCCTCCAGGGCCCCCAGATCCACCTGCAGGCTTCAGCAAAGGCTATGGGCCCACCTCCTCCGCGTCCTCgcctgctgcctcctcctcctcagccgCCACCTCCTTCCCATTGGGCTCAGGGACCTACAAGGCCCAGGAGTCAGGTCAGGGCAGCACCACAGGCCCCCTCCGTCCCCCACCCCCTGGAACTGGGGGCCCAGCAACACCTTCTAAGACCACCCGGTTTCTCCCCACGGATCCTGCCACCTTCCGTCGCAAGAGACCTGAAAGCGTGGGCGGCCTGGAGCCACCGGGCCCCTCAGTCATCGCGGCGCCTCCCAGCGGGGGAGGAGGCGTCCTGCAGACACTGGTCCTGCCCTCAAACAAGGAGGAGCGGGAGGGCAGCGGCGCACGCGTGCCCTCAGCCCCGGCGCCCTCGCTGGCCTACGGGGCCCCGGCAACCCCCCTGTCCCGCCCGGCCGCCACCATGGTCACCAACGTGGTGCGGCCCGTCAGCAGCACTCCTGTGCCCATTGCCTCCAAGCCTTTCCCTGCTCCCAGCCGGGCTGAAGCGTCTCCTGGTGACACAGCTGGCGCCAGGACTGAGGCGGTCACTGGGTCCCGGGCACCGGGGGGCTCCCCGCTGGGTGTCAGCTTAGTGTATTCGGACAAGAAGTCAGGAGCGGCCACCTCCACAGCCCCACACCTGGTGGCTGGGCCCCTCCTGGGCACTGTGGGGAAGGCGCCAGCCACCGTCACCAACTTGCTGGTGGGCACCCCAGGCTACGGGGCCCCAGCGCCGCCCGCTGTCCAGTTTATTGCCCAGGGGGGCCCTGGCAGTGGGGCAGCTGCGGGCTCGGGCGCCGGTGCTGGGAGTGGCCCCAATGGGCCAATGCCCCTGGGCATCCTGCAGCCGGGTCCCCTGGGCAAGGCTGGGGGCATCACCCAGGTGCAGTACATTCTGCCCACGCTGCCCCAGCAACTGCAAGTGGCACCGGCCCCTGGGACCAAGGCAGCGGCACCCGGcggccctgcccccaccaccagcATCCGTTTCACCCTCCCGCCGGGCACCTCCACCAACGGCAAAGTCCTGGCTGCCACCGCACCCACTCCTGGCATCCCCATCCTGCAGTCCGTgccctccgccccgccccccaaAG CCCAGTCCGTGTCTCCTgtgcaggccccgcccccaggtggctcagcccAGCTGTTGCCCGGGAAGGTACTCGTGCCCTTGGCCACACCCAGCATGTCTGTGCGGGGAGGAGGGGCCGGCCAGCCGCTGCCGCTGGTGAGCCCGCCCTTCTCAGTACCTGTGCAGAATGGCGCTCAGCCACCCAGCAAG ATCATCCAGCTGACTCCGGTGCCTGTGAGCACACCCAGCGGCCTGGTGCCGCCCCTCAGCCCAGCCCCGCTCCCCGGCCCCGCCTCGCAGCCTCAGAAGGTCCTGCTGCCCTCCTCCACGCG GATCACCTACGTGCAGTCAGCAGGTGGGCACGCGCTGCCCCTGGGCACCAGTCCTGCGTCCAGTCAGCCTGGAACAGTCACCTCGTATGGACCCACGAGCTCGGTCGCCCTCGGCTTCACCTCGCTGGGGCCCAGCGGCCCCGCCTTCGTGCAGCCCCTGCTTTCAG GCCAAGCCCCACTGCTGGCTCCTGGCCAGGTGGGCGTGTCGCCCGTGCCCAGCCCCCAGCTGCCTCCCACCTGCGCAGCCGCCAGTGGTCCCGTCATCACAGCATTTTACCCAGGCAGCCCCGTACCCACCTCCTCAGCACCCCTGGCCCAGCCATCCCAGGCCCCCCCAGGCCTGGTCTACACTGTGGCCACCAGCACCACCCCACCTGCTGCCCCCATCCTGCCCAAGGGCCCACCGGCACCCACTGCTGCCACCCCGGCCCCCGCCAGCCCTTTCCCTGGCGCCACAG GCTCCATGACCTACAGTTTAGTGGCCCCCAAGGCCCAGCGGCCCACCCCTAAGGCTCCCCAGAAAGTGAAGGCGGCCATCGCCAGCATTCCCGTGGGCTCCTTCGAGGCTGGTGCCCCTGGGAGGCCAGGCCCTGCACCCCGGCAACCCTTGGAGCCTGGCCCAGCCCGTGAGCCCCCAGCGTCCGAGTCAGAGCTTGAGGGGCGGCCAGCAACACCAGCCCCTCCACTTCCCCCCGAGACCTGGACTCCCACAGCCCGGAGCAGTCCCCCGCTGCCCCCACCTGCTGAGGAGCAGACCAGCACCAAGGGCCCGGAGACCATG gccAGCAAATTCCCCAGCTCATCTTCAGACTGGCGTGTCCCCGGGCTGAGCCTGGAGAGCCGaggggagccccccacccctcccagcccggccctggctccagccccagctcctggtagcagcagcggcagcagtgaGGGCAGCAGTGGGAGGGCGGCTGGGGACACCCCTGAGCGCAAGGAGGCGGCTAGTGCTGGCAAGAAGGTGAAGGTGCGGCCCCCGCccctgaagaagacttttgactCTGTGGACAA GGTCCTGTCGGAGGTGGACTTCGAGGAGCGCTTTGCCGAGCTGCCCGAGTTCCGGCCTGAGGAGGTGCTGCCCTCGCCCACCTTGCAGTCTCTGGCCACCTCGCCCCGGGCCATCCTGGGCTCCTACCGCAAGAAGAGGAAGAATTCCACTG ATCTGGACTCGGCCCCCGAGGACCCCACCTCGCCCAAGCGCAAGATGAGGAGGCGCTCCAGCTGCAGCTCGGAGCCTAACACCCCCAAGAGTGCCAAGTGCGAGGGCGACATCTTCACCTTTGAACGCACAG GCACAGAAGCCGAGGACGTGCTCGGGGAGCTGGAGTATGAGAAGGTGCCCTACTCGTCGCTGCGGCGCACCCTGGACCAGCGCCGGGCCCTGGTCATGCAGCTCTTCCAGGACCACGGGTTCTTCCCGTCAG CCCAGGCCACAGCAGCCTTCCAGGCCCGCTACGCGGACATCTTCCCCTCCAAGGTCTGTCTGCAGCTGAAGATCCGTGAGGTGCGCCAGAAGATCATGCAGGCAGCCACTCCCTCAGAACAGCCCCCAGGAGCCGAGGCCCCCCTCCCCGGACCGCCCCCCACTGGCACTGCTGCTGCCCCTgtccccactcccagccctgcGGGGGGCCCTGACCCCACCTCACCTGGCTCGGACTCTGGCACAGCCCCGGCTGCCCCGCCACTGCCTCCACCCCCAGAGCCGGGGCCTGgacagcctggctgggaggggccCCCCCAACCCTCACCACCCCCCTCTGGTCCCTCCACAGCTGCCACAGGCAGGTGA